Within Chelatococcus sp. HY11, the genomic segment CAGTTCGTCACGCTGCTCGGCCCTTCCGGCTGCGGAAAATCAACGACGCTCAGCATGATCGCCGGACTGGAGCTGCCGAGCCAGGGGCACATCTATATAGGCGAGAAGGACGTGACGACGGTCCCTCCGGCGGACCGGGACATCGCCATGGTGTTCCAGTCCTACGCGCTCTATCCGCATCTCACGATCTTCGAGAACATCGCCTTTCCCCTGCGGGCGAAGCGCCGGCGCACCACCGAGGCCGAGGTCAACCGCAAGGTGACGGACGCCGCGCGGATGCTCGGTCTCGACAAGCTGCTCGCGCGCTTTCCCCGCGAGATCTCCGGCGGCCAGCGCCAGCGCGTGGCGCTCGGCCGGGCGATGGTGCGCACGCCGACCATCTATCTCCTCGATGAGCCGCTCTCGAACCTCGACCAGCAGCTGAGGGTGCAGATGCGCTCCGAGCTGAAGGATCTCCACCAGCGGCTCGGCGCCACCATGCTCTACGTCACCCACGATCAGGGTGAGGCGATGACGCTGTCGGACATCATTGCGGTCATGTCGGCCGGGCGCATCGAGCAGGTGGGGGCGCCACGGGAGCTTTACGACCGGCCGGCCAATCTGTTCGTCGCGCGCTTTCTCGGCGAGCCCGGCATGAACATCCTGAACGGCGATATCGGCGATGGCCGGCTGCGCGGGCCCGGCGTCGCGATCGCGCTTCCGCCGACCGTGAAGGCAGGGCCCGGCAAGCTGTGCGCCGGCATCCGGCCGGAAGATCTCATGCTTTGCCCGGCTGATGAGGCCGAGTTGACCGGGGTGGTACGGACGGTCGAGTTCCTCGGCTCGCGCTGCCTGATGCGCGCCGATATCGGTGAGACACTCGTCACCGCCTTCCTGCCGGCCGAAGTCACGACCCAGCCCGGCGAGACGGTCGGTCTCAAGGCGTCTCACCCGGGCCGCACGCGCTGGTTCGACGTGGCGTCCGGCCTCGCGGTCGGTCATTAAGGCGATTGCGATGCGACAGATACTCAGCATTGAGACGACTGAGGCCTTGAAGGTCGCGTCGGCGGCGCTCGAGGCGGGCGCCGGGCGCGGTCATGCGCTCGCGGTCTGCGTGGTCGACGCGACCGGCACACCGCTCATCCTCCTGCGCGACGACCGGGCGCGGTTGACGACCGTCGAGATGGCCATCAACAAGGCGTGGACGGCGGCGGCTCATCAGCGTGCGACCCATGAACTCGCGGCCGTCGTGCAACCCGGCCAGCCGGGGTTCGGCGCCAATATCCAGTTCGGCGGACGGCTGTCGCCCTTGCCCGGTGGATTGCCGATCGCAGTCGAGGGCGGTGTCGCCGGCGGCATCGGCGTCAGCGGAGGAGACGCGGAGACAGACATCGCCGCGGCCCGCGCGGGGCTGGCGGCACTTGGCTGAGCCGAATTCACGTCGCCTCGCGTCGACCCCGGCCAATCAACGCCACGGCATGACCGGTCAGTATGTCCGCTGCTCGTGACGTTGAGCCGGCCGCGCGGGCAGGACTGCGCCTTGCAGGGCGCGCGCGGCCGGGTGGGTGAAGTGAAGCGGCCGTATCACCGGGACATCCTCGACGATGCGGCCTCCATCCATGACGACGACACGCTCGCAGAAGCGGTGGACGAGCCGGAGGTCGTGCGTGACGAAGAGAAAGGCGGTGCCGCGCGCCGCCTGGATTTCCTTGAACAGATCGATGGTCTGGATCTGCAGCACGAGGTCGAGATTCGAGACCGCCTCGTCGAGCACGATAAGCTCGGGCTGCGGCGCCAGCGCGCGCGCAATGCAGACACGCTGCAATTGTCCCCCGCTCATCTGCACGGGCAACTTTTCGGCGTCATCCGGTGCAAGCCCCACTTCGACGAGGAGTTCGCGGACGCGTGCCGCCCGCTGGCGCTCGTCAAGGTCGGTAAGGTGGCGCAGGGGCTCGGCGACGATGCGTTCCACGCTGTGGCGCGGGTTCACGGCTTCCAGCGAATCCTGGAACACCACCTGGACAGCGCGGCGGAAGGCGAGAAGGTCCGCGCTGTCGAGCGTACTGAGAGGTCTGCCCTTGAAGCGGATATCGCCACGGTCCGGCTTCTCCAGGCCCAGGATGAGTCGGCCGAGCGTGCTCTTGCCGCAGCCACTGCGGCCTAGCAGGCCCAGCGTCTCGCCCGGCTGGATCGTCAGGTCGATGCCATCGAGCACCACTTTCGGCGCGGCGCGGCCGACCAGCGCAAAGCTGCGATAGCTGCGGCCGATACCGCGCGCTTCGATGAGGGGCGTCACGCCACTTCCTCGTCGACATAGAGCGCGAGATGCGCGGCGATGAGGCTCTGGGTGACTGGATGCGCCGGCGCGTCGAAGATCGCGCGCACCGAGCCGCGTTCCACGATCCGGCCGGCGCTCATGACGGCCATGTCGTCGGCGAGCCGTGCCACCACGCCCATGTCGTGGGTGATGAGAAGGACACCGAGTTGGCGCTCCCGCGCGACACGCTCGATGAGATCGAGCAAACGCGCCTGCACCACGAGATCGATGTCCGTTGTCGGCTCGTCAGCGAAGAGAAACGGCGCGCGTGACAAGAGCGCGAGTGCGATCATCATGCGCTGGAGCATGCCGCCGCTCATCTCGAACGGATGGAGCGCGAGGATCCGCGCGGGATCGTCGAGCCCGACCTCCGCCATGGTGTCACGGATGGCGTCTTCGGAGCCGGCGTCCCGATGGCCGACGGCGGCCAGCGTTTCCACCGCGTGGGCGCGCATGGTCTTCACCGGATTGAAGGCGCTGCGCGGGTTCTGCATGATGGTGGCGATGGTGCGTCCGCGGAGTGTCGCGGCCGGCTTTTCCTCTCCATCCAGCAGGATACGACCGATCCGGCGGCTTACCCCGGCCGGCAGCACGCCCTGCGCGCCGCTTGCCGTCAGGGATTTCCCCGAGCCACTCGGCCCCACGAGTGCGAGGATACGCCCTGCCTCCAGCGTAAGCGTGAGCCCGTCGACGAGGGCGATCTCCCTGCCATGCCGATGCGTCGTGATGGTGAGGTCTTCGATGGTGAGCGTCGGCATCAGTGCTGGTGCTCCGCTGCGAGATGCGGATCCAGCTTGTCGCGAATGGCGTCGCCCGCGAGATTGAATGCCGCGACCGCCACGAACAGCGCAAATCCCGGCCAGAACAGCAGCATCGGCTCCGTCCAGACGAACTGACGCGCGTCGTTGATCATGACGCCCCATTCCGCTGTCGGCGCCATCACCCCGAGGCCGAGAAACGACAGGCCGGAGACGTGGAGCATGATGTGGCCGATATCGAGCGTCGCCAGCACGACGAGCTGCGCGAAAGTCGGCGGCAGCAGATGCTCGATGAAGATGCGCGTGCGGCTGGCGCCGGCAACACGTGCTGCCAGAATGAAATCGCGCCGTTTGAA encodes:
- the nikE gene encoding nickel import ATP-binding protein NikE, encoding MTPLIEARGIGRSYRSFALVGRAAPKVVLDGIDLTIQPGETLGLLGRSGCGKSTLGRLILGLEKPDRGDIRFKGRPLSTLDSADLLAFRRAVQVVFQDSLEAVNPRHSVERIVAEPLRHLTDLDERQRAARVRELLVEVGLAPDDAEKLPVQMSGGQLQRVCIARALAPQPELIVLDEAVSNLDLVLQIQTIDLFKEIQAARGTAFLFVTHDLRLVHRFCERVVVMDGGRIVEDVPVIRPLHFTHPAARALQGAVLPARPAQRHEQRTY
- a CDS encoding ATP-binding cassette domain-containing protein, which encodes MPTLTIEDLTITTHRHGREIALVDGLTLTLEAGRILALVGPSGSGKSLTASGAQGVLPAGVSRRIGRILLDGEEKPAATLRGRTIATIMQNPRSAFNPVKTMRAHAVETLAAVGHRDAGSEDAIRDTMAEVGLDDPARILALHPFEMSGGMLQRMMIALALLSRAPFLFADEPTTDIDLVVQARLLDLIERVARERQLGVLLITHDMGVVARLADDMAVMSAGRIVERGSVRAIFDAPAHPVTQSLIAAHLALYVDEEVA
- a CDS encoding ABC transporter ATP-binding protein, whose protein sequence is MNVHSQDIASRAVGASARSVRFVDVAKRFGSVTAVGDVNLTIAPGQFVTLLGPSGCGKSTTLSMIAGLELPSQGHIYIGEKDVTTVPPADRDIAMVFQSYALYPHLTIFENIAFPLRAKRRRTTEAEVNRKVTDAARMLGLDKLLARFPREISGGQRQRVALGRAMVRTPTIYLLDEPLSNLDQQLRVQMRSELKDLHQRLGATMLYVTHDQGEAMTLSDIIAVMSAGRIEQVGAPRELYDRPANLFVARFLGEPGMNILNGDIGDGRLRGPGVAIALPPTVKAGPGKLCAGIRPEDLMLCPADEAELTGVVRTVEFLGSRCLMRADIGETLVTAFLPAEVTTQPGETVGLKASHPGRTRWFDVASGLAVGH
- a CDS encoding heme-binding protein, with the translated sequence MRQILSIETTEALKVASAALEAGAGRGHALAVCVVDATGTPLILLRDDRARLTTVEMAINKAWTAAAHQRATHELAAVVQPGQPGFGANIQFGGRLSPLPGGLPIAVEGGVAGGIGVSGGDAETDIAAARAGLAALG